The following are from one region of the Edwardsiella tarda ATCC 15947 = NBRC 105688 genome:
- the rssB gene encoding two-component system response regulator RssB: MSQVLTNKQIMIVDDDAVFRRMLCGYLEAQGAGVTQAENGRQALRLYEQNRPDLILCDLAMPEMDGADFLRHLRMRGQRTPVVVISATESVSDIARVMRLGAKDVLLKPVRDLDRLRQMLLACLYPALFDSLALEEDALSHDWEVLLHDPARAVRLLRQLQPPVQQVVAGCRVNYRQLTDPASCGLVLDMAALSAHEMAFYCLDVTRSSEYGVLAALMMRAIFNGLLQQQMITHRRPLPHIAAVLKQANQLLRRAGFIGQFPMLAGYYHALTGNVLMVSAGLHACLEAEGQTVQLNGGVPLGTLGSTPMNQLCLRSRRWQCQIWGSGGQLRLMLTAPDHHHALPTLCQAQSS; the protein is encoded by the coding sequence ATGTCACAGGTGCTCACCAATAAACAGATCATGATCGTCGATGATGATGCGGTGTTCCGCCGTATGTTGTGCGGCTATCTGGAGGCGCAGGGGGCCGGAGTGACGCAGGCGGAAAATGGGCGCCAGGCGTTACGCCTGTATGAACAAAATCGTCCCGATCTGATCCTGTGCGATCTGGCGATGCCGGAAATGGATGGTGCCGACTTTCTTCGTCATCTGCGAATGCGGGGCCAGCGGACGCCCGTCGTGGTGATTTCGGCGACCGAGTCGGTCAGCGACATCGCCCGCGTGATGCGTCTGGGGGCCAAGGATGTATTGCTGAAACCGGTGCGTGACCTTGACCGTCTGCGTCAGATGCTCTTGGCCTGTCTCTATCCGGCGTTGTTTGACTCCTTGGCGCTGGAGGAGGATGCCCTGAGTCACGATTGGGAGGTGTTGTTGCACGATCCCGCACGGGCCGTGCGCCTGTTGCGTCAGTTACAGCCACCGGTGCAGCAGGTAGTGGCGGGCTGTCGGGTCAATTACCGTCAACTGACCGATCCGGCCAGCTGCGGTTTAGTGCTGGATATGGCCGCGCTGTCAGCGCATGAGATGGCGTTTTACTGTTTGGATGTGACGCGTAGCAGTGAGTATGGCGTATTGGCGGCATTGATGATGCGCGCCATCTTTAACGGCTTATTACAGCAACAGATGATCACCCATCGGCGGCCACTACCGCATATTGCCGCCGTGTTGAAGCAGGCAAACCAGTTGCTGCGGCGGGCGGGATTCATTGGGCAATTCCCGATGTTGGCGGGGTACTATCATGCGTTGACGGGGAATGTCCTGATGGTTTCCGCAGGCCTGCATGCTTGTCTGGAGGCCGAGGGGCAGACGGTGCAACTAAACGGCGGCGTACCGTTGGGGACGCTGGGGAGTACGCCGATGAACCAGTTGTGCTTGCGTAGTCGCCGTTGGCAGTGCCAGATCTGGGGGAGCGGTGGGCAATTACGCTTGATGTTGACCGCCCCTGACCATCACCATGCCTTGCCTACATTGTGTCAGGCGCAGTCGTCATAA
- a CDS encoding YchJ family metal-binding protein, with product MMSPIAHTAPCPCGSTLTFAACCAPRLDGSLPASTPEQLMRSRYSAFVTHNADYLIASWHPDCGMAAERAAICASFADTEWLGLRIIACSPGQNEHEGYVEFIARFHTPSTNRNGAIHERSRFLNLHHTWYYVDGPRPEVGRNDPCPCASGNKYKKCCGR from the coding sequence ATGATGTCACCGATCGCCCACACCGCCCCCTGCCCCTGTGGCAGCACACTCACCTTCGCCGCGTGCTGCGCGCCACGCCTCGATGGCTCACTCCCGGCCAGTACCCCGGAACAGCTGATGCGCTCGCGTTATAGCGCCTTTGTGACCCACAATGCCGACTATCTGATCGCCAGCTGGCATCCCGATTGTGGCATGGCGGCCGAACGCGCGGCCATCTGCGCCAGCTTCGCCGATACCGAATGGCTGGGGTTACGCATTATCGCCTGCTCGCCGGGTCAGAACGAACACGAAGGCTATGTCGAATTTATCGCCCGTTTCCATACTCCCTCAACTAATAGAAACGGCGCAATTCACGAGCGTTCACGTTTTCTGAATCTGCATCACACTTGGTACTATGTCGACGGGCCCCGGCCGGAGGTAGGACGTAACGACCCCTGTCCCTGCGCCAGTGGGAACAAATATAAAAAATGCTGCGGACGCTAG
- the purU gene encoding formyltetrahydrofolate deformylase, translated as MSHPVIQRKVLRTTCPDAKGLIAKITNICYKHQLNIIQNNEFVDHHSGRFFMRTELEGIFNDETLLADLDGALPAGSEREIIATARQRVVILVTKEAHCLGDLLIKSAFGDLDIEIAAVIANHATLQPLVEKFAIPFILVSHDGLSREAHDDAVAEQIDRLAPDYVVLAKYMRILTPGFVARYPNRIINIHHSFLPAFIGARPYHQAYQRGVKIIGATAHFVNNDLDEGPIIMQDVIHVDHSYTAEEMIRAGRDVEKNVLSRALYRVLAQRVFVCGNRTVIF; from the coding sequence ATGTCACACCCCGTTATTCAACGCAAAGTCCTACGTACCACCTGCCCAGACGCCAAGGGGCTGATCGCCAAGATCACCAATATCTGTTACAAGCATCAACTCAACATCATCCAGAATAACGAGTTTGTCGATCACCATAGCGGGCGTTTTTTCATGCGTACCGAGCTAGAAGGGATCTTCAACGATGAGACCCTGCTCGCCGATCTGGATGGCGCCCTACCAGCAGGCTCCGAGCGTGAAATCATCGCCACCGCTCGGCAACGGGTAGTCATCCTGGTCACCAAGGAGGCGCACTGCCTGGGTGATCTGCTGATCAAGAGTGCCTTCGGCGATCTGGATATCGAGATTGCCGCGGTCATCGCTAACCACGCCACCTTGCAACCGTTAGTCGAAAAGTTCGCGATCCCTTTCATCCTGGTCAGCCACGACGGGCTGAGCCGCGAGGCACACGACGATGCCGTCGCCGAACAGATCGATCGCCTGGCACCCGACTATGTGGTGTTGGCCAAATATATGCGCATCCTCACGCCCGGTTTCGTCGCGCGCTACCCGAATCGCATCATCAATATCCATCACTCCTTCCTGCCGGCCTTTATCGGTGCGCGCCCCTATCACCAAGCCTATCAACGCGGGGTGAAGATCATCGGCGCCACCGCGCACTTCGTGAACAACGATCTGGATGAGGGGCCGATCATCATGCAGGACGTGATCCATGTCGACCACAGTTACACGGCCGAGGAGATGATCCGCGCGGGGCGAGATGTGGAAAAAAATGTGCTGAGCCGCGCCCTCTACCGCGTGTTGGCACAACGGGTGTTCGTCTGCGGTAATCGCACAGTAATTTTTTGA
- a CDS encoding TIGR00730 family Rossman fold protein yields the protein MRNAICVFCGASDGVAERYVATARQLGQTLARQGRTLVYGGGRKGLMGVVADAALAAGGEVHGVIPQRLVEAETAHHGLTSLEIVPDMHTRKARMAARSDGFIALPGGIGTLEELFEIWTWGQIGCHDKPVGLLDVGDYYRRLRDFLRYSADEGFIRPPYLATLLHDDDPASLLRAFDDYQPHHLSRWE from the coding sequence ATGCGTAATGCGATTTGTGTCTTTTGCGGGGCCAGCGACGGTGTCGCTGAACGTTATGTCGCCACGGCACGCCAGCTGGGCCAGACCCTCGCCCGCCAGGGGCGAACACTGGTCTATGGCGGTGGTCGCAAGGGATTGATGGGCGTCGTGGCTGACGCCGCGCTGGCGGCGGGCGGCGAGGTACACGGCGTCATCCCGCAGCGACTGGTTGAGGCGGAAACCGCCCACCACGGCCTGACCTCCCTGGAGATCGTCCCAGACATGCACACGCGTAAGGCTCGCATGGCGGCACGCTCCGATGGCTTCATTGCCCTGCCGGGCGGCATCGGCACCCTGGAGGAGCTGTTCGAGATCTGGACCTGGGGACAGATCGGCTGCCACGACAAGCCGGTCGGCCTGCTGGATGTCGGCGACTACTATCGCCGTCTACGCGACTTCCTGCGTTACAGCGCCGACGAAGGCTTTATTCGTCCCCCCTACCTCGCGACCCTGCTGCACGATGACGATCCGGCCAGCCTGCTGCGCGCCTTCGACGATTACCAACCGCATCATCTGAGCCGCTGGGAGTAA
- the xthA gene encoding exodeoxyribonuclease III: protein MKFISFNINGLRARPHQLAAIVEKHNPDVIGLQETKVHDDMFPLQDLAPLGYHLHYHGQKGHYGVALLTRMAPLAVRKGFPGDAEDAQRRIIMADIPTEQGVLTVINGYFPQGESRDHPLKFPAKSKFYADLQDYLQQSLTPQDQVLIMGDMNISPADIDIGIGDESRRRWLRSGKCSFLPEERAWMDRLLSWGLVDTYRQAHPERDDRFSWFDYRSKGFDDNRGLRIDLLLASQPLAQRCVDSGIDYEIRAMEKPSDHAPIWAEFTLS, encoded by the coding sequence ATGAAGTTTATCTCTTTCAACATCAACGGGCTGCGTGCCCGTCCCCATCAGCTGGCGGCGATCGTGGAGAAACATAATCCGGACGTGATCGGTCTACAAGAGACCAAGGTTCACGACGATATGTTCCCGCTCCAGGATCTGGCCCCGCTCGGCTACCATCTGCATTACCATGGCCAGAAAGGACACTACGGCGTCGCCCTATTGACTCGCATGGCGCCGCTGGCGGTACGCAAGGGCTTTCCAGGCGACGCTGAGGATGCCCAACGGCGTATCATCATGGCCGATATCCCGACGGAACAGGGCGTGTTAACCGTCATCAACGGCTATTTCCCGCAAGGGGAGAGTCGCGACCATCCCCTGAAGTTCCCGGCCAAGAGCAAGTTCTATGCCGATCTACAGGATTACCTGCAACAGTCGCTGACCCCGCAGGATCAGGTCTTGATCATGGGCGATATGAACATCAGCCCGGCCGACATCGACATCGGTATCGGCGACGAGAGCCGCCGCCGCTGGCTGCGTAGCGGCAAATGCTCCTTCCTGCCGGAGGAGCGGGCCTGGATGGATCGCCTGCTGAGTTGGGGACTGGTCGACACCTATCGTCAAGCCCATCCCGAGCGCGACGACCGCTTCTCCTGGTTCGATTACCGCTCCAAAGGTTTCGACGATAACCGTGGGCTGCGCATCGATCTGCTGCTCGCCAGCCAACCGCTGGCACAGCGTTGCGTCGATAGCGGCATCGACTATGAGATCCGGGCGATGGAGAAGCCCTCCGACCATGCCCCGATCTGGGCCGAGTTCACGTTATCATGA
- a CDS encoding pyrimidine (deoxy)nucleoside triphosphate diphosphatase, with the protein MTAQGAEKILHVVAAIIERQGRILLAQRGASQDQSGLWEFPGGKVEAGESQPQALQRELEEELGLACQVSDYVASSTLLQPGRRIHLHAWRVQPDAGEPQAREHAALHWVTPQQALDYPLAPADLPLLQAYLARLARFARDA; encoded by the coding sequence ATGACGGCGCAGGGAGCGGAGAAGATCCTGCATGTCGTCGCGGCGATTATCGAACGACAGGGGCGTATCCTGCTGGCGCAGCGTGGCGCCAGCCAGGATCAGTCTGGCTTGTGGGAGTTTCCCGGCGGGAAGGTCGAGGCGGGCGAGAGCCAGCCTCAGGCGTTGCAGCGTGAACTGGAGGAGGAGCTAGGGCTAGCCTGCCAGGTAAGCGACTATGTCGCCAGCAGCACCCTACTCCAGCCAGGCCGGCGCATTCATCTGCATGCCTGGCGGGTACAGCCCGACGCGGGTGAGCCCCAGGCGCGAGAGCACGCCGCGTTGCACTGGGTCACGCCACAACAGGCGCTGGACTATCCGTTGGCGCCTGCGGATCTCCCGCTGCTGCAGGCCTATCTGGCGCGGCTGGCGCGCTTCGCGCGCGATGCGTAA
- a CDS encoding DUF1496 domain-containing protein, translating to MKQAVIVALGALLWSAALQAEVTLSTNGGAANVNQAGTAAVAAGGVDVVVPMPANGYNNGGTSVTCSRCCLYQDRYYSEGAVVATDGLLLQCQANPQVLSTNNLRWVVLKKG from the coding sequence ATGAAACAGGCCGTAATCGTGGCGCTAGGCGCGCTGTTGTGGAGCGCCGCGCTCCAAGCAGAGGTAACGCTCTCGACCAATGGGGGCGCCGCTAACGTCAATCAGGCGGGAACGGCAGCCGTCGCCGCCGGTGGCGTCGATGTGGTGGTGCCGATGCCCGCCAACGGCTATAACAACGGGGGAACGAGTGTCACCTGTAGCCGCTGTTGCCTGTACCAGGATCGTTACTATTCGGAGGGGGCGGTAGTGGCGACCGATGGGCTGTTGTTGCAGTGCCAGGCTAACCCACAGGTGTTGAGTACCAATAACCTGCGTTGGGTGGTGCTGAAGAAGGGTTAA
- a CDS encoding DNA topoisomerase III: protein MRLFIAEKPSLGRAIADVLPKPHRRADGYIQCGDDDVVTWCVGHLLEQAEPDAYDARYARWNLADLPIVPQKWQLRPKASSAKQLKVIERLLHDAQQVVHAGDPDREGQLLVDEVLDFLALAPERRRQVQRCLINDLNPQAVTRALGRLRDNHEFMPLCVSALARARADWLYGINMTRAYTLLGRNAGYNGVLSVGRVQTPVLGLVVRRDEEIEHFVAKDFYEVRAHIVTPAGERFWAQWQPSEACEPHQDEEGRLLNRALAEHVITRIADQPARVTGYNDKRESEVAPLPFSLSALQIEAAKRFGLSAQQVLDICQRLYETHKLLTYPRSDSRHLPEEHFAGRHAVMAAIASHVPELADLAAVDSERRNRCWDDSKVDAHHAIIPTARSGNVSLSADERNIYQLVARQYLMQFCPDAQYRKCVIDLTIAGGAFCAKARFLAAPGWRALLGAKERDDEDEGMPLPVVARDDVLHCERGELMARQTQPPRPFTDATLLSAMTGIARFVQDKSLKKILRATDGLGTEATRAGIIELLFRRGFLQKKGRNIHASEAGRALIHCLPEMAGRPDMTAHWESTLTKISEKGCRYQDFMHPLVETLQQLIHQARTAVDPRAFRHLPPAQQGTARRASGRATAANKRKKA from the coding sequence ATGCGGCTGTTTATCGCGGAAAAACCGAGTCTAGGGCGTGCCATCGCCGATGTGCTGCCGAAACCCCATCGCCGAGCGGATGGCTACATTCAATGCGGCGATGACGATGTCGTCACCTGGTGTGTCGGCCACCTGCTGGAGCAGGCCGAGCCAGATGCCTATGACGCCCGTTATGCCCGTTGGAATCTGGCCGATCTGCCTATCGTGCCGCAGAAGTGGCAGCTACGCCCCAAGGCGTCGAGCGCCAAGCAGCTTAAGGTGATCGAGCGGCTGTTGCACGACGCGCAACAGGTGGTACACGCCGGTGACCCGGATCGCGAGGGGCAGCTGCTGGTCGATGAGGTCCTCGACTTCCTGGCCCTGGCACCGGAGCGCCGCCGCCAGGTGCAGCGTTGCCTGATCAACGATCTGAACCCCCAAGCGGTGACGCGGGCGCTGGGGCGGCTGCGCGACAACCATGAGTTCATGCCGTTGTGTGTCTCGGCCTTGGCGCGCGCGCGCGCCGATTGGCTGTATGGTATCAACATGACGCGCGCCTACACCCTGTTGGGGCGTAACGCCGGTTATAACGGCGTCCTCTCCGTCGGGCGGGTGCAGACGCCGGTGTTAGGGCTGGTGGTGCGGCGCGATGAGGAGATCGAGCACTTCGTGGCGAAGGATTTCTACGAGGTGCGGGCGCATATCGTCACGCCGGCGGGGGAGCGTTTCTGGGCGCAGTGGCAACCCAGCGAGGCCTGTGAACCCCATCAGGACGAGGAGGGGCGCCTGCTTAACCGGGCGTTGGCCGAGCACGTCATCACACGCATCGCGGATCAACCGGCGCGGGTGACCGGCTACAACGATAAGCGTGAGTCGGAGGTGGCGCCGCTGCCATTCTCGCTTTCCGCGTTACAGATCGAGGCGGCTAAGCGCTTCGGCCTGAGCGCCCAACAGGTGCTTGATATCTGTCAGCGTCTGTATGAGACCCATAAGCTGTTGACCTATCCACGCTCCGATAGCCGCCATCTGCCGGAGGAGCATTTCGCCGGTCGTCACGCGGTGATGGCCGCCATCGCCAGCCATGTGCCTGAGCTGGCTGATTTGGCCGCGGTCGATAGCGAGCGCCGTAATCGTTGCTGGGATGACAGCAAGGTGGATGCTCACCACGCGATCATTCCCACCGCCCGCAGCGGCAACGTCTCGCTGTCGGCGGACGAGCGCAACATCTACCAGCTGGTGGCGCGCCAGTACCTGATGCAGTTCTGCCCCGACGCGCAGTACCGTAAGTGCGTCATCGATCTGACGATCGCCGGGGGCGCGTTCTGTGCCAAGGCGCGTTTCTTGGCGGCTCCCGGCTGGCGCGCGCTGCTCGGCGCCAAGGAGCGTGACGATGAGGACGAAGGGATGCCGTTGCCGGTGGTGGCGCGCGACGACGTGTTGCATTGTGAGCGCGGCGAGTTGATGGCGCGTCAGACGCAGCCGCCACGTCCCTTCACCGATGCCACGTTATTGTCGGCGATGACCGGGATCGCCCGCTTCGTACAGGATAAATCGCTAAAGAAAATCCTGCGAGCGACCGATGGTTTAGGGACCGAGGCCACGCGAGCCGGGATCATCGAGCTCTTGTTCCGTCGAGGATTCCTGCAGAAGAAGGGGCGTAACATCCACGCCAGCGAGGCGGGCAGGGCGTTGATCCATTGCCTGCCGGAGATGGCGGGGCGTCCCGATATGACGGCGCACTGGGAGTCGACGCTGACGAAGATCAGCGAGAAGGGCTGCCGCTATCAGGATTTTATGCACCCGCTGGTGGAGACGCTACAGCAGCTGATCCATCAGGCGCGTACCGCCGTGGATCCCCGCGCGTTTCGCCATCTGCCGCCCGCTCAGCAAGGGACGGCACGGCGAGCGTCAGGGCGAGCAACCGCAGCCAATAAGAGGAAGAAAGCATGA
- the mnmH gene encoding tRNA 2-selenouridine(34) synthase MnmH, which produces MIDTAVTRPDGTDYLAILAADTPLIDVRAPVEFQAGAFPSACNLPLMLDSEREAVGICYKQQGQEAAIALGNRLVYGEVRAARVDAWLAQCRRHPHGYLYCFRGGLRSHIVQQWLREAGLDYPLIEGGYKALRQAVMQQTEQAATLPMVLIGGNTGCGKTRMLRELPGGIDLEGAARHRGSSFGRVVVAQGSQVDFENQLGIALLKQQRAGVRRWMLEDEGRVIGSNHIPLCLYNAMQQAPVAVVEEPFEARLARLQEEYIDLMCVEYERAYGREAGWQAYAEYLHHGLFAIRRRLGLERYAELDGHLTRALQRQRDGDGSEAHLAWLVPLLQDYYDPMYGYQLEKKAARIVFRGDYAAVRDYLLSLGQN; this is translated from the coding sequence ATGATCGACACGGCAGTAACCCGTCCGGATGGCACGGACTATCTCGCCATCCTGGCCGCCGACACCCCGTTGATCGACGTGCGCGCCCCTGTCGAGTTTCAGGCGGGGGCCTTCCCCAGCGCCTGCAATTTGCCGTTGATGTTGGACAGCGAACGCGAGGCGGTGGGCATCTGTTACAAACAGCAGGGCCAGGAAGCCGCCATCGCCTTGGGCAATCGCCTGGTGTATGGCGAGGTGCGCGCCGCCCGGGTCGATGCCTGGTTGGCGCAGTGCCGGCGTCATCCGCACGGCTATCTCTACTGTTTTCGGGGCGGCCTGCGTTCCCACATCGTGCAGCAGTGGTTGCGCGAGGCGGGGCTGGACTATCCGCTGATCGAAGGTGGCTATAAGGCGCTACGCCAGGCGGTGATGCAGCAGACCGAACAGGCCGCCACGCTGCCGATGGTGCTGATCGGGGGGAACACCGGTTGCGGCAAGACACGCATGTTGCGCGAGTTGCCGGGCGGCATCGATCTCGAGGGGGCGGCGCGCCATCGCGGCTCCTCCTTCGGGCGTGTCGTGGTGGCGCAGGGCAGTCAGGTCGACTTCGAGAACCAGCTCGGTATCGCGCTGTTGAAGCAGCAGCGTGCCGGTGTCCGGCGCTGGATGCTGGAGGATGAGGGGCGGGTGATCGGCTCTAACCATATTCCACTCTGCCTGTATAACGCGATGCAGCAGGCGCCGGTGGCCGTGGTCGAGGAGCCCTTCGAGGCGCGCCTGGCGCGTCTGCAAGAGGAGTACATCGATCTGATGTGCGTGGAGTATGAGCGCGCCTATGGGCGCGAGGCGGGTTGGCAGGCTTACGCCGAGTATCTGCACCATGGGCTGTTCGCCATCCGCCGTCGTCTGGGCCTGGAGCGTTATGCCGAGCTGGATGGCCACCTGACGCGTGCCTTGCAACGGCAACGGGACGGCGACGGCAGCGAGGCGCATCTGGCCTGGTTGGTGCCGCTGTTGCAGGATTACTACGATCCGATGTACGGCTATCAGCTGGAGAAGAAGGCGGCCCGCATCGTCTTCCGCGGCGACTATGCCGCCGTGCGGGATTATCTCCTTTCCCTCGGCCAGAATTAA
- the selD gene encoding selenide, water dikinase SelD yields MTAPAIRLTQYSHGAGCGCKISPKVLESILHSEQAKFVDPHLLVGNETRDDAAVYDIGNGVGIISTTDFFMPIVDDPYDFGRIAATNAISDIYAMGGKPIMAIAILGWPVDKLAPEIARQVIEGGRQVCREAGISLAGGHSIDAPEPIFGLAVTGTVSTERVKKNSAAQAGCRLYLTKPLGIGVLTTAEKRSCLLPEHQGLARDTMCQLNRPGADFADIAGVTAMTDVTGFGLLGHLSEICQGSDLQATLWFDQIPRLPGVEAYIAQGCVPGGTGRNFDSYGHLVGAMSDLQRQLLCDPQTSGGLLLAVTPDAEAAVAEVAARHGLTLSAIGELHTPRAGAPLIEVHG; encoded by the coding sequence ATGACTGCGCCGGCCATTCGTTTGACACAGTACAGCCATGGGGCGGGATGTGGCTGCAAGATCTCGCCGAAAGTATTGGAGTCCATCCTGCATAGTGAGCAGGCTAAGTTTGTCGATCCCCACCTGCTGGTGGGCAATGAGACGCGTGACGACGCGGCGGTTTATGACATCGGCAACGGGGTTGGCATCATCAGCACCACCGACTTCTTCATGCCGATTGTGGATGATCCGTATGATTTTGGCCGTATCGCGGCCACCAATGCCATCAGCGACATCTATGCCATGGGCGGCAAACCGATCATGGCGATCGCTATCCTCGGCTGGCCGGTGGATAAGTTGGCGCCGGAGATCGCCCGGCAGGTGATCGAGGGGGGGCGCCAGGTATGTCGTGAGGCGGGGATCTCACTGGCTGGCGGCCACTCCATCGATGCGCCGGAACCGATCTTTGGCCTGGCCGTCACCGGCACGGTCAGCACCGAGCGGGTGAAGAAGAACAGCGCGGCGCAGGCCGGTTGCCGACTCTACCTGACCAAGCCGCTGGGCATCGGGGTGTTGACCACCGCCGAGAAGCGTAGCTGCCTGCTGCCGGAGCATCAGGGGCTGGCGCGCGACACCATGTGCCAGTTGAACCGTCCCGGCGCCGACTTCGCCGATATCGCCGGGGTGACCGCCATGACCGACGTCACCGGCTTTGGCCTGTTGGGCCATCTGAGCGAGATCTGCCAGGGGTCCGATCTGCAGGCGACCTTGTGGTTCGATCAGATCCCGCGTCTGCCGGGCGTCGAAGCCTACATCGCGCAGGGGTGTGTCCCCGGTGGCACCGGGCGCAACTTTGACAGCTATGGCCACTTGGTCGGGGCGATGAGCGATCTTCAGCGTCAACTGCTGTGCGATCCGCAGACCTCCGGCGGCCTGTTGCTGGCGGTGACGCCGGATGCCGAGGCGGCGGTGGCTGAGGTCGCGGCACGCCACGGTCTGACCCTGAGCGCCATCGGCGAGTTGCATACGCCGCGCGCCGGTGCGCCGTTGATCGAGGTTCACGGATGA